The Verrucomicrobiota bacterium genomic interval GCGTCCGCGCCGTTCTCGACCGCAGCCCGGACGCATTCCCAGTCGCCGGCTGGTGCCAGCAGCTCCGGGCGGAGCAGGGCAGGGGAGGGCGTCGGGCTTTTCGTGGCCGTGCGCCCTTGAAGATGCATTGATTGATCAACCGTCGTCATCTCTCGAATTATCTTCGATCTGAGCAAAGCTACCTGGCGACGCACGATCCGCAACTTTAACTCTTTTGAGTCGCGCGCCCGCAACACCGCCGTTAGCTTGGCTCCCATGCGCGTCCTGATTATCGGCTGTGGCTACGTCGGAATGCCTCTGGGCGCCGAATTAGTTCGTCTTGGCCATGCGGTGTTCGGAATTCGACGTTCCGATACCGGCACCGAAGAAATGAAAGCGGCGGGCATCATTCCTTACATCGCCGATATCACCAAGGCTTCCCAATGGGTCAGGATTCCGAAGCCATTTGACTGGGTCGTCAATCTCGTGTCCTCCAGCAAAGGCGGGCCTTCGGAGTATCGCGAAGTGTATCTCAACGGCACACGCAACCTCGTCGAGTGGTTGACCGATGCGCCACCCAGAAAGTTTGTCTATACCAGCAGCACGAGCGTTTACGGGCAAACTGATGGCTCGCTCGTCAAAGAAAGCTCACCCACTGAACCGCAAACGGAGACCGGCAAATTGTTGCTCCAAACCGAGCAACTGCTTCTGAGCGCGGCAAAGTCGCCGAACTTTCCGGCCGTCGTTCTTCGCGTCGCGGGCATCTACGGACCGGGCCGCGGCCATTTGTTCCAGCAATACCTCAAGGACGACGCCCGCATTGCGGGCAAAGGAGAGCGCCTCATCAACATGATTCACCGCGACGACCTGGTTGGGATCATTCTGGCGGCCCTGAAAGATGGACGGCGCGGTGAAATCTACAATGCCGTGGACGATGAGCCCGTGGCGCAAATCCATTTCTTCCGCTGGCTTTCCGAGACGCTGGGCAAATGGATGCCTCCATTCGCGACCGATGAAGAGAACGCAGCGCGCAAGCGGGGTCTGACTCAGAAGAAAGTCTCCAACAGGAAGCTGAAGATGGAACTAAGTTATCAGTTCAAGTATCCGACTTTCCGTCAGGGGTACACCGCTGAAATCATCCGCCTGGAACAAGCCGGAGAACTGGACGTCAAACTGGAACCGAGG includes:
- a CDS encoding SDR family oxidoreductase; this translates as MRVLIIGCGYVGMPLGAELVRLGHAVFGIRRSDTGTEEMKAAGIIPYIADITKASQWVRIPKPFDWVVNLVSSSKGGPSEYREVYLNGTRNLVEWLTDAPPRKFVYTSSTSVYGQTDGSLVKESSPTEPQTETGKLLLQTEQLLLSAAKSPNFPAVVLRVAGIYGPGRGHLFQQYLKDDARIAGKGERLINMIHRDDLVGIILAALKDGRRGEIYNAVDDEPVAQIHFFRWLSETLGKWMPPFATDEENAARKRGLTQKKVSNRKLKMELSYQFKYPTFRQGYTAEIIRLEQAGELDVKLEPR